Proteins found in one Serinicoccus marinus DSM 15273 genomic segment:
- a CDS encoding DUF6458 family protein yields the protein MGIGLGIFLLAVGAILSFAVGDLTSVVDLPTVGYILMAAGVLSLLLGLVMNTQRNNTTHREIIERNNRGETRYRDRDGY from the coding sequence ATGGGCATCGGCCTCGGAATCTTCCTGCTCGCCGTCGGCGCCATCCTGTCGTTCGCGGTGGGCGACCTGACGAGCGTCGTCGACCTCCCGACCGTCGGCTACATCCTCATGGCCGCCGGTGTGCTCTCGCTGCTGCTGGGGCTGGTGATGAACACCCAGCGCAACAACACCACGCACCGCGAGATCATCGAGCGCAACAACCGTGGTGAGACCCGCTACCGCGACCGCGACGGCTACTGA
- a CDS encoding GtrA family protein translates to MRPATATATATERRSAADRFARARARVYAALPRLLRRWVPETAIGFAAISSFTYAVDLTLLAVLFDVLRWPYPLAVTTGYVVAFGLAFVLNRWLNFQSHGPVGRQTGRYVLTVVANYLLFILALSTTLEWVGVQFLAARLIAGACEAVFMYLMMRSFVFRLKRYT, encoded by the coding sequence GTGAGACCCGCTACCGCGACCGCGACGGCTACTGAGCGCCGGAGCGCCGCCGACCGCTTCGCCCGGGCCCGCGCCCGGGTCTACGCCGCCCTCCCGCGGCTGCTCCGTCGGTGGGTCCCGGAGACCGCGATCGGCTTCGCCGCGATCAGCAGCTTCACGTATGCCGTCGACCTGACGCTGCTCGCGGTCCTCTTCGACGTCCTGCGCTGGCCCTACCCGCTCGCGGTGACCACGGGCTACGTCGTCGCCTTCGGGCTCGCCTTCGTGCTCAACCGCTGGCTCAACTTCCAGAGCCACGGCCCGGTGGGCCGCCAGACCGGGCGCTACGTCCTGACCGTCGTCGCCAACTACCTGCTCTTCATCCTCGCGCTGTCCACGACCCTGGAGTGGGTGGGCGTGCAGTTCCTCGCCGCGCGGCTGATCGCCGGTGCGTGCGAGGCCGTCTTCATGTATCTCATGATGCGCAGCTTCGTCTTCCGGCTGAAGCGCTACACCTGA
- a CDS encoding glycerate kinase yields the protein MSTAADTPARPVVLIAPDKFRGSLTAPEVVAAARSGAQAAGWDVIGMPMADGGEGMLDAFGGANRTSAVTGPLGTPVEAQWRLGDDGVAVIESAAASGLVLAGGKEGNDPVGATSAGTGELVAQAVRDGATRVIVGLGGSAMSDGGRGAVEAARAVLDGQTPAERGVELLAACDVQTPFVEAAQVFGPQKGASGDQVVELTGRLFELQGRYVEEFGVDVSTTPGAGAAGGLGGGMLVLGGSLVPGLRLVAEQVGLADAVARADAIVTGEGALDAESFNGKVVGGVVDEAEPYGIPVIVVAGVVREDAPAARLAGLRVVDLSATYGAAASWTDTADCLERAVTEQLTTLA from the coding sequence GTGAGCACCGCCGCCGACACCCCCGCCCGCCCCGTCGTGCTGATCGCGCCGGACAAGTTCCGCGGGTCGCTGACCGCTCCCGAGGTCGTCGCGGCCGCTCGCTCCGGGGCGCAGGCGGCGGGCTGGGACGTCATCGGTATGCCGATGGCCGACGGCGGTGAGGGCATGCTCGACGCCTTCGGCGGGGCCAACCGGACCAGCGCCGTGACCGGACCGCTGGGCACGCCGGTCGAGGCGCAGTGGCGGCTGGGGGACGACGGCGTGGCGGTCATCGAGTCCGCGGCGGCCAGCGGGCTGGTGCTGGCCGGCGGCAAGGAGGGCAACGACCCCGTAGGCGCGACCAGCGCCGGCACCGGTGAGCTCGTCGCGCAGGCCGTGCGTGACGGGGCGACGCGCGTGATCGTGGGCCTCGGGGGGTCGGCGATGAGTGACGGCGGGCGCGGGGCGGTCGAGGCGGCGCGGGCCGTGCTCGACGGGCAGACACCGGCCGAGCGCGGGGTGGAGCTGCTCGCGGCGTGCGACGTGCAGACACCCTTCGTCGAGGCCGCTCAGGTCTTCGGGCCGCAGAAGGGCGCCAGCGGCGACCAGGTCGTCGAGCTCACCGGGCGCCTCTTCGAGCTGCAGGGCAGGTATGTCGAGGAGTTCGGCGTCGACGTGTCGACCACTCCTGGCGCGGGTGCGGCCGGCGGCCTCGGGGGCGGGATGCTCGTGCTGGGCGGCTCCCTCGTGCCGGGGCTCCGGCTGGTGGCCGAGCAGGTCGGGCTGGCCGACGCGGTCGCGCGGGCCGACGCGATCGTCACCGGCGAGGGCGCCCTGGACGCCGAGTCGTTCAACGGCAAGGTCGTCGGCGGGGTGGTCGACGAGGCCGAGCCCTACGGCATACCTGTCATCGTCGTCGCGGGCGTGGTGCGCGAGGACGCCCCCGCGGCGCGGCTCGCCGGGCTCCGCGTCGTCGACCTCTCGGCGACCTACGGCGCCGCCGCCTCCTGGACCGACACCGCCGACTGCCTCGAGCGCGCCGTCACCGAGCAGCTCACCACCCTCGCCTGA
- a CDS encoding carbon-nitrogen family hydrolase, with protein sequence MKVAIIQLGYAEGADESVEARAQRVAGLVRSAGAGHDLVLLPELWSAGGFASTEWEERSQDLSGLERGELPPALVPVAEATREIGAVVHTGSVVERTAEPGEEGRHLWNTSVVLDPRGEVCATYRKVHRFGFGGGEPKLMEAGGEVVVTDLPAPADGLRIGLSTCYDLRFPELYRAQLDRGAEVFVIPSAWPMARVEHWRLLLRARAVEDQCFVVAANTAGTHAGVEMGGHSAVVDPAGSVLAEAGAGEETLSVEIDASQVGRVREAFPVLSDRRL encoded by the coding sequence GTGAAGGTCGCGATCATCCAGCTCGGGTATGCCGAGGGTGCCGACGAGAGCGTCGAGGCCCGGGCGCAGCGGGTCGCCGGTCTGGTGCGCTCGGCCGGCGCCGGCCACGACCTCGTGCTGCTGCCCGAGCTGTGGAGCGCCGGCGGCTTCGCCTCGACGGAGTGGGAGGAGCGCAGCCAGGACCTCTCCGGGCTGGAGCGCGGCGAGCTGCCTCCGGCCCTGGTGCCGGTCGCCGAGGCGACGCGCGAGATCGGTGCGGTCGTGCATACCGGGTCCGTGGTGGAGCGGACCGCCGAGCCGGGCGAGGAGGGGCGCCACCTGTGGAACACCTCGGTCGTGCTCGACCCGCGCGGCGAGGTGTGCGCGACCTACCGCAAGGTCCACCGCTTCGGCTTCGGCGGCGGCGAGCCGAAGCTCATGGAGGCCGGCGGCGAGGTGGTCGTCACCGACCTGCCGGCCCCGGCGGACGGGCTGAGGATCGGGCTGTCGACCTGCTATGACCTGCGCTTCCCCGAGCTCTACCGCGCCCAGCTGGACCGCGGCGCCGAGGTCTTCGTCATCCCCTCGGCCTGGCCGATGGCGCGGGTCGAGCACTGGCGGCTGCTGCTGCGGGCGCGCGCGGTCGAGGACCAGTGCTTCGTCGTCGCCGCCAACACCGCCGGCACGCACGCCGGGGTCGAGATGGGCGGCCACAGCGCGGTCGTCGACCCCGCGGGTTCCGTGCTCGCCGAGGCTGGGGCAGGGGAGGAGACGCTCTCGGTCGAGATCGACGCCTCGCAGGTGGGGCGGGTGCGTGAGGCCTTCCCCGTGCTCTCCGACCGCCGTCTGTGA
- a CDS encoding maleylpyruvate isomerase family mycothiol-dependent enzyme, with the protein MVVHPAPPADVPGFVEAYRQVLLSLVNVCDGLREAEWELPTDCPGWSVRDHVAHVVHVEDYLSGSAQPVVEETIEVGTPEHVRNDLGVWMEQGLRSRAALSPEQLLAELRSLVEIRTADLYAPDLELESTVRSIRDQEARFVDLVRLRLCDIWTHEQDIREAVGRPGSLDGDGAAQWTAMVLDAVPRVVLRRVAPEPGTVVIVESTGPVTGRAGVRVDVDEAGEPVAHELFTGHSAAEEEDDVPVTESDSGVGSSPTTTIAMSTHALARRTAGRTPTGQTAYHVSGDEELARRVLDALTLTR; encoded by the coding sequence ATGGTCGTCCACCCCGCCCCGCCCGCCGACGTGCCCGGCTTCGTCGAGGCATACCGCCAGGTGCTGCTGTCCCTGGTCAACGTCTGCGACGGGCTGCGCGAGGCCGAGTGGGAGCTGCCCACCGACTGCCCCGGGTGGAGCGTCCGCGACCACGTGGCGCACGTCGTGCACGTCGAGGACTACCTCTCCGGCTCCGCCCAGCCCGTCGTCGAGGAGACGATCGAGGTCGGCACCCCCGAGCACGTGCGCAACGACCTCGGTGTCTGGATGGAGCAGGGGCTGCGCTCGCGGGCCGCCCTCTCCCCCGAGCAGCTGCTGGCCGAGCTCCGCTCCCTCGTCGAGATCCGCACGGCGGACCTGTATGCCCCGGACCTGGAGCTGGAGTCGACGGTCCGCTCGATCCGTGACCAGGAGGCGCGCTTCGTCGACCTGGTGCGGCTGCGGCTGTGCGACATCTGGACCCACGAGCAGGACATCCGGGAGGCGGTGGGACGCCCCGGGTCGCTCGACGGCGACGGCGCCGCGCAGTGGACCGCGATGGTGCTCGACGCCGTGCCGCGCGTCGTGCTGCGCCGCGTGGCGCCGGAGCCGGGGACGGTGGTCATCGTCGAGAGCACCGGCCCGGTGACCGGGCGGGCCGGTGTGCGGGTCGACGTCGACGAGGCCGGTGAGCCGGTCGCGCACGAGCTCTTCACCGGCCACTCGGCGGCTGAGGAGGAGGACGACGTGCCGGTCACCGAGTCCGATTCGGGCGTGGGGTCGTCGCCGACGACCACGATCGCGATGTCCACCCACGCGCTGGCCCGCCGCACCGCCGGCCGCACGCCCACCGGGCAGACGGCATACCACGTGAGCGGCGACGAGGAGCTCGCCCGCCGGGTGCTCGACGCGCTGACGCTGACGCGGTGA
- a CDS encoding bifunctional copper resistance protein CopD/cytochrome c oxidase assembly protein, which produces MPVPPAATPAALRWTVPVTTVLTALVVAVPAAALSGAAAPLVIGDAGPLVRWGMVVVETVHHLAAALTIGLLVVAAFLVREGRETDRRRTAARVAALAALLWATCAAAILVVGFGDLAGIPPSTPGYLSDLTANLWGLEPLRLRLIEVLLVALLVPLAAAARTRGALAWSAALALAALVPQAYGGHASGTDGHETAVTALLLHLGGMTVWVGGLMALGLLLPVLGSALPETLRRYSALATWSFVAIGFSGVLFALLTADDLGDLTTAYWAVIWAKVVLLGVLGAFGVLQRRAIIARGADRPWLFAALAASELAVMAAAVALGTVLSRTPPPEVESSAATDTAVYALTGYPMPPPYAPARLLDVWQVNWLFLLVALIAVGLYAVGCVRLWRRGDRWPWWRLLVWVLGWAVFGYATNGAPGVYGRVMFSQHMVMHMTLMMAVPIFLVPAQAITLAYRVLPARKDRTLGPREVLTAVVHSRWAAFVANPLVAGVIFFVSLIAFYWTGLFELALTTHTGHVLMVAHFTLTGFAFVWSLVGQDPGPPRWAPPLRIMVLLGTLAAHAFFGLALMQGTWLLAPGFFKTIEVPWVEDLLVDQQLGGTIAWGVGELPTVVLVLMVMVDWMRSDDRETRRSDRRAERDDDAELAAYNARLQRLAERSSR; this is translated from the coding sequence ATGCCCGTGCCCCCTGCCGCGACCCCAGCGGCACTGCGCTGGACGGTCCCCGTCACCACGGTCCTGACCGCGCTCGTCGTCGCGGTCCCGGCCGCCGCGCTGAGCGGGGCGGCGGCGCCGCTGGTCATCGGCGACGCCGGGCCGCTCGTGCGCTGGGGGATGGTTGTCGTCGAGACGGTCCACCACCTGGCCGCGGCGCTCACCATCGGCCTGCTCGTGGTCGCGGCCTTCCTGGTGCGGGAGGGCCGGGAGACCGACCGGCGCCGCACCGCCGCCCGCGTCGCCGCCCTGGCCGCGCTGCTCTGGGCCACCTGCGCCGCGGCGATCCTCGTCGTCGGCTTCGGCGACCTGGCGGGCATACCGCCGAGCACACCGGGCTACCTGTCCGACCTCACCGCCAACCTCTGGGGCCTGGAGCCGCTCCGGTTACGGCTGATCGAGGTGCTCCTCGTCGCGCTGCTCGTGCCGCTGGCCGCGGCGGCGCGGACCCGGGGCGCGCTCGCCTGGTCCGCGGCGCTCGCGCTGGCCGCCCTGGTGCCGCAGGCCTACGGCGGCCACGCCAGCGGCACCGACGGCCACGAGACGGCCGTCACCGCGCTGCTGCTGCACCTGGGCGGGATGACCGTCTGGGTCGGCGGGCTCATGGCGCTGGGCCTGCTGCTGCCCGTCCTCGGCTCGGCCCTGCCGGAGACGCTGCGTCGCTACTCCGCGCTGGCCACCTGGTCGTTCGTCGCGATCGGCTTCTCCGGTGTCCTCTTCGCGCTGCTCACCGCGGACGACCTCGGCGACCTCACCACCGCCTACTGGGCCGTGATCTGGGCCAAGGTGGTGCTGCTGGGTGTGCTCGGGGCCTTCGGGGTGCTCCAGCGACGGGCGATCATCGCCCGCGGCGCCGACCGGCCCTGGCTCTTCGCCGCGCTCGCCGCGAGCGAGCTCGCCGTCATGGCCGCCGCCGTCGCGCTGGGGACCGTGCTGTCACGCACCCCCCCGCCGGAGGTCGAGTCCTCCGCGGCGACGGACACCGCGGTCTACGCCCTCACCGGCTACCCCATGCCGCCGCCCTACGCCCCGGCCCGACTGCTGGACGTGTGGCAGGTCAACTGGCTCTTCCTGCTCGTCGCGCTGATCGCGGTCGGCCTGTATGCCGTCGGCTGCGTGCGCCTCTGGCGGCGCGGGGACCGGTGGCCCTGGTGGCGGCTGCTCGTGTGGGTGCTCGGCTGGGCGGTCTTCGGCTACGCGACCAACGGCGCTCCAGGGGTCTACGGCCGGGTGATGTTCTCCCAGCACATGGTCATGCACATGACGCTCATGATGGCGGTGCCGATCTTCCTGGTGCCCGCTCAGGCGATCACGCTGGCCTACCGCGTGCTGCCGGCGCGCAAGGACCGCACGCTCGGGCCGCGCGAGGTGCTCACCGCCGTGGTCCACTCCCGGTGGGCCGCCTTCGTCGCCAACCCGCTGGTCGCCGGGGTCATCTTCTTCGTCAGCCTCATCGCCTTCTACTGGACCGGGCTGTTCGAGCTCGCCCTGACCACGCACACCGGTCACGTGCTCATGGTGGCCCACTTCACCCTCACCGGCTTCGCCTTCGTCTGGTCGCTCGTCGGGCAGGACCCGGGCCCGCCGCGGTGGGCGCCGCCGTTGCGGATCATGGTGCTGCTGGGGACCCTGGCCGCGCACGCCTTCTTCGGGCTGGCACTGATGCAGGGCACCTGGCTGCTCGCGCCCGGCTTCTTCAAGACGATCGAGGTGCCCTGGGTCGAGGACCTGCTCGTCGACCAGCAGCTGGGCGGCACCATCGCCTGGGGCGTGGGAGAGCTGCCGACGGTGGTGCTCGTGCTCATGGTCATGGTCGACTGGATGCGCAGCGACGACCGGGAGACCCGACGCTCGGACCGGCGGGCCGAGCGCGACGACGACGCCGAGCTGGCCGCCTACAACGCGCGGCTCCAGCGGCTGGCGGAGAGGAGCAGCAGGTGA
- a CDS encoding DUF368 domain-containing protein, giving the protein MTDTSSATAQTSGRSRLLLPLDLLRGFLIGMAELIPGVSGGTVALVTGLYEQLIGSASHVVSAAKALVVGGEQGRVASALTELRRTNWWLLVPVVVGMGLAVLTMAGVMSSFVTNTPEHARGLFLGMVAMSVLVPLRMLPERRRPVWLEVVLAVGAAVLAWTLIGLAGGGTVSDPPLILVFAVAAVAICALVVPGVSGSFFLLAVGLYTATLEAVDSRDLVYIGVFALGAITGLASFVQLISWLLEHHRRSTLLVMSGLMVGSLRALWPWQESAGDDHGPGALVAPYDPVLGPTMLTLLGAGVVAALVVVEARSSDDA; this is encoded by the coding sequence GTGACCGACACCTCCTCCGCCACGGCTCAGACGTCCGGCCGCAGCCGGCTGCTGCTGCCCCTGGACCTGCTGCGCGGCTTCCTCATCGGCATGGCCGAGCTCATCCCGGGTGTCTCGGGCGGGACGGTCGCGCTGGTGACCGGGCTCTACGAGCAGCTCATCGGCTCGGCCTCGCACGTCGTGTCCGCCGCCAAGGCGCTCGTCGTGGGCGGCGAGCAGGGCCGCGTCGCCAGCGCGCTCACCGAGCTGCGCCGGACCAACTGGTGGCTGCTCGTGCCTGTCGTCGTCGGGATGGGCCTGGCGGTCCTCACGATGGCCGGGGTGATGAGCAGCTTCGTCACCAACACGCCCGAGCACGCGCGCGGACTCTTCCTCGGCATGGTCGCCATGAGCGTCCTCGTGCCGCTGCGGATGCTCCCCGAGCGCCGCCGGCCGGTCTGGCTCGAGGTCGTCCTCGCCGTGGGTGCGGCCGTGCTCGCCTGGACGCTCATCGGCCTGGCCGGTGGGGGCACCGTCTCCGACCCGCCGCTCATCCTCGTCTTCGCCGTCGCCGCCGTCGCGATCTGCGCGCTCGTCGTCCCGGGTGTCTCCGGCTCCTTCTTCCTGCTGGCCGTCGGTCTCTACACCGCCACCCTGGAGGCGGTCGACTCCCGCGACCTCGTCTACATCGGCGTCTTCGCCCTGGGCGCCATCACCGGCCTGGCCTCTTTCGTCCAGCTCATCAGCTGGCTGCTGGAGCACCACCGGCGCAGCACGCTGCTGGTCATGTCAGGACTCATGGTCGGCTCGCTGCGCGCGCTGTGGCCCTGGCAGGAGTCCGCGGGCGACGACCACGGGCCGGGTGCGCTGGTCGCTCCCTACGACCCGGTCCTCGGTCCCACCATGCTCACCCTGCTCGGTGCCGGTGTCGTGGCCGCGCTGGTCGTCGTCGAGGCCCGCAGCAGCGACGACGCGTAA
- a CDS encoding dihydrolipoamide acetyltransferase family protein, which translates to MLVPEFKLPDPGEGLVEATIVEWKVAVGDTVKTNDIVVEVETAKSLVELPIPYDGTVTELLAAEGDEVEVGTPIVVVDDGSGEGASSGSGGTDAEDVTDEQAAASDDLVPSPPDGGEGGTGSKREAVLVGYGAIEGSTTRRKRRRGASGAEAEAATTPQRKAKASPPVRKYAQDRGVDINQVPAAGPTGIVRRSDIDAFLDGGSAPPEAQPEPAAATGSPRADAGATADAAAAGSGGQAYQRPVFDRSGEREERIDVKGVRKMTAQAMVGSAFSAPHVTEFITVDVSRTMELIDRLKADRELRDLRINPLLVLAKAMTVAVRRNPGMNAVWDEDAQQIVQRNYVNLGIAAATPRGLVVPNIKDADLMDLRQLAEAMTDLVATAKAGRTQPADMSGGTITITNVGVFGVDTGTPIINPGESAIVAFGAVRRMPWVVGSGAEERIEPRWVTQLAVSFDHRLIDGELGSRFLADLAAVLEDPARALAWT; encoded by the coding sequence ATCCTCGTGCCAGAGTTCAAGCTCCCCGACCCCGGCGAAGGTCTCGTCGAGGCCACCATCGTCGAGTGGAAGGTCGCCGTCGGCGACACCGTGAAGACCAACGACATCGTCGTCGAGGTCGAGACCGCCAAGTCGCTGGTCGAGCTGCCGATCCCGTATGACGGCACGGTCACCGAGCTGCTCGCCGCGGAAGGCGACGAGGTCGAGGTCGGCACGCCCATCGTCGTCGTCGACGACGGGAGCGGCGAGGGGGCCTCCAGCGGGTCAGGCGGCACCGACGCCGAGGACGTCACCGACGAGCAGGCCGCGGCCTCCGACGACCTGGTGCCCAGCCCGCCCGACGGCGGCGAGGGCGGCACCGGCAGCAAGCGGGAGGCGGTGCTCGTCGGCTACGGCGCGATCGAGGGCTCGACCACCCGGCGCAAGCGGCGCCGGGGGGCCTCGGGCGCCGAGGCCGAGGCGGCCACGACCCCGCAGCGCAAGGCCAAGGCGTCACCGCCGGTGCGGAAGTATGCCCAGGACCGCGGCGTCGACATCAACCAGGTGCCCGCCGCCGGACCGACCGGCATCGTGCGCCGCTCCGACATCGACGCCTTCCTCGACGGCGGCAGTGCCCCGCCGGAGGCGCAGCCCGAGCCCGCTGCCGCCACCGGCTCGCCTCGCGCCGACGCGGGCGCCACCGCAGACGCGGCGGCCGCGGGGTCTGGCGGTCAGGCATACCAGCGGCCGGTCTTCGACCGCTCCGGTGAGCGGGAGGAGCGGATCGACGTCAAGGGCGTGCGCAAGATGACCGCGCAGGCCATGGTCGGTTCGGCCTTCAGCGCGCCGCACGTCACCGAGTTCATCACCGTCGACGTCAGCCGCACGATGGAGCTGATCGACCGGCTCAAGGCGGACCGGGAGCTGCGCGACCTGCGGATCAACCCGCTGCTCGTGCTGGCCAAGGCGATGACCGTCGCGGTGCGGCGCAACCCGGGGATGAACGCCGTCTGGGACGAGGACGCCCAGCAGATCGTGCAGCGCAACTACGTCAACCTCGGCATCGCCGCGGCGACCCCGCGCGGGCTCGTCGTGCCCAACATCAAGGACGCCGACCTCATGGACCTGCGTCAGCTCGCCGAGGCGATGACCGACCTCGTCGCGACCGCCAAGGCCGGGAGGACGCAGCCGGCCGACATGTCCGGCGGGACGATCACGATCACCAACGTGGGCGTCTTCGGCGTCGACACCGGCACCCCGATCATCAACCCCGGCGAGTCGGCGATCGTCGCCTTCGGCGCGGTCCGGCGTATGCCGTGGGTCGTGGGCAGCGGGGCCGAGGAGCGGATCGAGCCGCGCTGGGTGACCCAGCTGGCGGTGAGCTTCGACCACCGGCTCATCGACGGCGAGCTCGGCTCGCGGTTCCTCGCCGACCTGGCCGCCGTGCTGGAGGACCCGGCTCGCGCTCTCGCCTGGACCTGA
- a CDS encoding acyl-CoA dehydrogenase, translating to MGHYRSNVRDAEFVLFDVLGRQDVLGRAPYEEVDVETARAALAQVAELAEGPIAASFTESDRTPPVFDPATGEVSMPESFVRSYQTWVENEFWRLEIEEGLGGTPAPPSLTWAMSELVMGANPAVKMFAAGYTFANVLHRLGTPQQQQLAQLMVDKAWGATMMLTEPDAGSDVGAGRTRAVKAGDGTWHLTGTKRFITSGVAPFYDNVVHFALARPEGAGPGTKGLSLFILTDRHVTDLETGELGERNGVRVTGLEHKMGLKVSTTCEVSFGEDPDRPAVGYLLGEVHDGIAQMFRIIEYARMLVGTKAIATLSAGYQAALAYAKERVQGADLTQMADKTAPRVTITHHPDVRRSLLLQKSYSEGLRALMLYTASVQDQVHAAQDQGEDTGDGPDVGLAARVNDLLLPLVKGCGSERAFTLLGTESLQTLGGSGFLQDYPIEQYVRDAKIDSLYEGTTAIQGQDFFFRKILRDRGQALGHVAAQVQQTASAQVDDGLGDIRGAVLRGLGEVNEMVEFLTARAVESQTRPEAVYAVGLGTTRLLLATGDLLIGWLLLREAEAAQRLLDSGERGVSGVSAADDDGQAFLQGKVAAARFFATEVLPRLGADRRTVTAADDGQVASVMGLPEAAF from the coding sequence GTGGGCCACTACCGCAGCAACGTCCGGGACGCGGAGTTCGTCCTCTTCGACGTCCTCGGCCGCCAGGACGTCCTGGGCCGGGCGCCCTACGAGGAGGTCGACGTCGAGACCGCCCGCGCGGCGCTGGCGCAGGTCGCCGAGCTGGCGGAGGGCCCGATCGCCGCCTCCTTCACCGAGTCCGACCGGACACCGCCCGTCTTCGACCCGGCCACCGGCGAGGTCAGCATGCCGGAGAGCTTCGTCCGGTCCTACCAGACCTGGGTGGAGAACGAGTTCTGGCGGCTGGAAATCGAGGAGGGGCTGGGCGGTACGCCCGCTCCCCCGAGCCTCACCTGGGCGATGTCCGAGCTGGTCATGGGCGCCAACCCGGCGGTCAAGATGTTCGCCGCGGGCTACACCTTCGCCAACGTCCTCCACCGCCTCGGCACCCCGCAGCAGCAGCAGCTCGCGCAGCTCATGGTCGACAAGGCGTGGGGCGCGACCATGATGCTCACCGAGCCCGACGCCGGCTCCGACGTCGGCGCGGGCCGGACCAGGGCGGTCAAGGCCGGCGACGGCACCTGGCACCTGACCGGCACCAAGCGCTTCATCACCAGCGGCGTCGCGCCGTTCTACGACAACGTCGTCCACTTCGCCCTGGCCCGCCCGGAGGGCGCCGGCCCGGGCACCAAGGGGCTCTCGCTGTTCATCCTCACCGACCGGCACGTCACCGACCTCGAGACCGGTGAGCTCGGCGAGCGCAACGGGGTCCGGGTCACGGGCCTCGAGCACAAGATGGGCCTCAAGGTCTCGACGACCTGCGAGGTCTCCTTCGGCGAGGACCCGGACCGCCCGGCCGTCGGCTACCTCCTCGGCGAGGTACACGACGGCATCGCGCAGATGTTCCGGATCATCGAGTATGCCCGGATGCTCGTCGGCACGAAGGCGATCGCCACGCTCTCGGCCGGCTACCAGGCGGCCCTCGCCTATGCCAAGGAGCGGGTCCAGGGCGCCGACCTCACCCAGATGGCGGACAAGACCGCCCCGCGGGTGACGATCACCCACCACCCCGACGTGCGCCGCTCGCTGCTGCTGCAGAAGTCCTACTCCGAGGGGCTGCGGGCGCTCATGCTCTACACCGCCAGCGTCCAGGACCAGGTCCACGCCGCGCAGGACCAGGGCGAGGACACCGGCGACGGCCCCGACGTCGGGCTGGCCGCTCGGGTCAACGACCTGCTGCTGCCGCTGGTGAAAGGCTGCGGCAGCGAGCGCGCCTTCACGCTGCTCGGCACCGAGTCGCTGCAGACCCTGGGCGGCTCCGGCTTCCTGCAGGACTACCCCATCGAGCAGTACGTCCGCGACGCCAAGATCGACAGCCTCTACGAGGGCACCACCGCGATCCAGGGGCAGGACTTCTTCTTCCGCAAGATCCTGCGCGACCGCGGTCAGGCCCTCGGCCACGTCGCGGCGCAGGTGCAGCAGACCGCCTCGGCGCAGGTCGACGACGGCCTCGGCGACATCCGGGGCGCGGTGCTGCGCGGGCTCGGCGAGGTCAACGAGATGGTGGAGTTCCTCACCGCGAGGGCGGTGGAGAGCCAGACCCGGCCCGAGGCGGTGTATGCCGTCGGCCTGGGCACCACCCGCCTGCTGCTCGCCACCGGTGACCTGCTCATCGGCTGGCTGCTGCTGCGCGAGGCGGAGGCCGCCCAGCGGCTGCTGGACTCCGGCGAGCGCGGCGTCAGCGGGGTGAGCGCCGCCGACGACGACGGCCAGGCCTTCCTGCAGGGCAAGGTCGCCGCGGCCCGCTTCTTCGCCACCGAGGTGCTCCCGCGCCTGGGCGCCGACCGCCGCACCGTCACCGCCGCCGATGACGGTCAGGTGGCGTCCGTGATGGGTCTTCCGGAGGCCGCCTTCTGA